A stretch of Bradyrhizobium sp. AZCC 2262 DNA encodes these proteins:
- a CDS encoding DUF3309 family protein, whose amino-acid sequence MSIGTIILIILVIALLGGFSGIGGGPFYGTGYYGGGGLGLVIVILLILLLLGRL is encoded by the coding sequence ATGTCTATCGGCACAATCATTCTGATTATTCTCGTCATCGCCCTGCTGGGCGGATTCAGCGGCATCGGCGGCGGTCCGTTCTACGGCACCGGATACTATGGCGGTGGCGGGCTAGGCCTGGTGATCGTGATCCTGCTGATCCTGCTGCTGCTCGGGAGACTATAG
- a CDS encoding polyhydroxyalkanoic acid system family protein: protein MTKPLAVSIPHSLGREEAMRRLKTGLSRAASGVPVLSVDEERWEDNRMIFRVRALGQAVAGHVDVAEDHVQVEVVLPWLLQRFAEVAQAAIRSRGQLLLTKKS from the coding sequence ATGACCAAACCGCTGGCTGTTTCCATCCCGCATAGCCTGGGACGCGAAGAGGCCATGCGCCGCCTCAAGACGGGGCTTTCGCGTGCCGCCTCCGGCGTGCCGGTGCTGAGCGTCGATGAGGAGCGATGGGAAGACAACCGCATGATCTTCCGCGTTCGCGCCCTCGGGCAGGCTGTGGCCGGCCATGTCGACGTGGCGGAAGATCATGTGCAGGTGGAGGTCGTGCTGCCATGGCTGTTGCAGCGCTTTGCCGAAGTGGCCCAGGCCGCGATCCGCAGCCGCGGCCAGTTGCTCCTGACCAAGAAAAGCTGA